A single Phragmites australis chromosome 4, lpPhrAust1.1, whole genome shotgun sequence DNA region contains:
- the LOC133916040 gene encoding protein phosphatase 2C 32-like isoform X1: MGNSTSRVVGCFAPADKAGVNLEFLEPLDEGLGHSFCYVRPGAIADSPAITPSNSERYTLDSSVMDSETRSGSFRQEAVEDLAAAGLQRPSRSFSETTFRTISGASVSANASSVRTGNLCVSLAGDAQEPAAAFESTASFAAVPLQPVRRGSGPLNTFLSGPLERGFASGPLDKGAGFMSGPLDKGTFMSGPIDGGNRSNFSAPLLYGRRKVGLGHLVHRISRPMKTALSRTFSRNSQDPGWVQKFLLHPMAQLAWSRDAKCRSEGSQNGLEAGLPEPEYNVTRNLQWAHGKAGEDRVHVVLSEEQGWLFIGIYDGFSGPDAPDFLMSNLYKAIDKELEGLLWVYEDTAERSDHASSHGEGESIAASLDPPCGEGTQFQIENRKQEQLCNLEKQSVSTRKDCDESALQVQPNCNSNDQKYLVTQVSSSQELVADEIVEETAGADVGNDPQNREPNNLSRGLPSTDVSTICSCSAENSNFGNQDVKLFKESRKSKRLFELLQMELLEEYNRSISKLSPEGGKRRSLLNMEAGTTEESSRNASELSRNSLAATGECFDDSEDPGSSRHGDSVLGMDPKECGECSISSSSSGNKQITRRFLFGSKLRRMYKRQKLLQKKFFPWNYDWHRDQPHVDESVIKPSEVTRRCKSGPVEHDAVLRAMSRALETTEEAYMDIVEKELDRYPELALMGSCVLVMLMKDQDVYVMNLGDSRVILAQDNDQYNSSSFSKGDLWCRNRSRESLVHVELDRISEESPMHNPNRHLSSSTKTKELTICGLKMRAMQLSTDHSTSIEEEVLRIKAEHPDDPQAVFNGRVKGQLKVTRAFGAGFLKKPKFNDTLLEMFRINYVGTSSYISCNPAVRHHRLCSNDRFLVLSSDGLYQYFSNDEVVSHVSWFMENVPEGDPAQYLVAELLCRAAKKNGMDFHELLDIPQGDRRKYHDDVSLMVISLEGRIWRSSG; encoded by the exons ATGGGCAACAGCACGTCCAGGGTCGTCGGCTGCTTCGCGCCGGCCGACAAGGCCGGAGTCAACCTTGAGTTCCTCGAGCCGCTCGACGAAGGGCTCGGCCACTCCTTTTGCTATGTCCGCCCGGGGGCGATTGCCGACTCGCCGGCGATCACGCCCTCCAACTCCGAGAGGTACACGCTGGATTCCAGCGTCATGGACTCGGAGACCCGCAGCGGGTCCTTCCGGCAGGAGGCCGTTGAGGACCTCGCAGCGGCCGGGCTGCAGCGGCCGAGCAGGAGCTTCTCTGAGACCACCTTCCGGACGATATCAGGGGCCTCAGTGAGTGCTAACGCGTCCTCTGTCCGGACAGGCAACCTGTGTGTCTCCCTTGCTGGTGATGCGCAGGAACCTGCAGCTGCATTTGAGAGCACTGCCTCATTCGCTGCTGTGCCATTGCAGCCTGTGCGGCGAGGTTCAGGGCCGCTCAATACCTTCCTGTCAGGGCCGCTGGAGAGAGGATTTGCTTCTGGGCCGTTGGACAAAGGTGCTGGGTTCATGTCAGGGCCATTGGATAAGGGAACCTTCATGTCAGGTCCTATTGATGGTGGCAACAGAAGCAACTTCTCAGCACCTCTTTTATATGGTCGTAGGAAGGTTGGTCTAGGACACCTTGTACATAGGATTAGCAGACCGATGAAAACTGCATTGTCTAGAACATTTAGCAGGAACTCACAAGATCCTGGTTGGGTCCAAAAGTTTCTGTTGCATCCTATGGCTCAACTGGCCTGGTCGAGGGACGCAAAGTGCAGATCAGAAGGTTCACAAAATGGGTTGGAAGCTGGGCTACCCGAACCTGAGTATAATGTGACAAGGAACCTGCAGTGGGCTCATGGAAAGGCAGGTGAAGATAGGGTTCATGTTGTTCTATCGGAAGAGCAAGGATGGCTGTTTATTGGAATTTATGATGGTTTCAGTGGCCCTGATGCACCTGACTTCCTAATGAGCAACCTATACAAGGCCATTGATAAAGAACTGGAAGGACTGCTCTGGGTTTATGAAGACACCGCTGAAAGGAGTGATCATGCATCTAGTCATGGAGAAGGTGAATCAATTGCTGCTTCTCTGGACCCTCCTTGTGGTGAAGGCACTCAGTTCCAGATTGAGAATAGGAAACAGGAACAACTTTGTAATCTTGAAAAACAAAGTGTATCAACGAGGAAGGATTGTGATGAAAGTGCCTTGCAAGTTCAGCCAAACTGTAACAGCAATGACCAGAAATATTTGGTTACACAGGTTTCAAGTAGTCAGGAGTTGGTTGCTGATGAAATAGTAGAGGAAACAGCTGGAGCTGATGTGGGAAATGATCCCCAAAATAGAGAACCTAACAACTTGAGCAGAGGCCTTCCAAGTACAGATGTAAGCACTATCTGTAGCTGTTCAGCCGAAAATAGTAATTTTGGCAACCAAGATGTCAAATTGTTCAAAGAAAGCAGAAAGAGCAAGCGCCTCTTTGAGTTACTTCAGATGGAGTTGCTAGAAGAATATAATAGAAGTATATCTAAATTGTCACCAGAGGGAGGGAAAAGGCGGAGCTTGCTTAATATGGAGGCAGGTACAACAGAAGAAAGCTCCAGAAATGCATCAGAGCTCTCCAGGAATTCGTTGGCAGCAACCGGAGAATGTTTTGATGATTCTGAAGATCCTGGAAGTTCAAGACATGGTGATAGTGTACTTGGCATGGACCCCAAAGAGTGTGGTGAGTGCTCcatatcttcatcttcatcaggGAACAAGCAAATCACGAGAAGATTTTTATTTGGATCAAAGCTGAGGAGGATGTACAAAAGGCAAAAATTGTTGCAGAAGAAGTTTTTCCCTTGGAACTATGATTGGCATAGAGATCAACCTCATGTAGATGAAAGTGTTATTAAACCTTCGGAAGTCACAAGGAGATGCAAATCAGGACCAGTAGAGCATGATGCTGTATTAAGGGCAATGTCACGGGCCCTTGAAACAACAGAAGAAGCATACATGGATATAGTGGAAAAGGAGCTTGATAGATATCCTGAGCTTGCATTGATGGGTTCGTGTGTCCTTGTAATGTTGATGAAAGACCAGGATGTATATGTTATGAATCTTGGGGATAGCCGAGTTATCTTGGCACAGGACAATGATCAGTACAACAGCTCAAGCTTCTCAAAAGGAGATTTATGGTGTAGAAACAGGTCAAGGGAGTCACTTGTCCATGTCGAACTTGATAGAATATCTGAAGAGTCCCCAATGCATAATCCTAACAGGCACCTAAGCAGCAGTACAAAAACTAAGGAACTCACTATATGTGGATTAAAAATGAGAGCAATGCAATTGTCAACTGATCATAGCACTAGTATTGAGGAG GAAGTCTTGAGGATTAAAGCTGAACATCCTGATGATCCTCAAGCTGTATTTAATGGTAGAGTGAAAGGACAGCTGAAGGTTACTAGAGCATTTGGTGCCGGCTTTCTAAAGAAG CCAAAATTTAACGACACACTACTTGAGATGTTTCGTATCAACTATGTTGGAACATCATCATATATCAGCTGCAACCCTGCTGTACGTCACCATCGTCTCTGCTCGAATGATCGGTTTCTTGTCCTGTCCTCAGATGGATTATATCAATATTTCAGCAATGATGAGGTAGTTTCGCATGTTTCATGGTTTATGGAAAATGTACCAGAGGGAGACCCTGCGCAATACCTTGTAGCCGAACTTCTTTGTCGTGCAGCCAAAAAGAATG GGATGGATTTTCATGAGTTACTAGATATCCCCCAGGGTGATCGCCGGAAATACCATGATGACGTTTCTCTTATGGTAATCTCACTTGAAGGCCGGATTTGGCGATCTTCTGGTTGA
- the LOC133916040 gene encoding protein phosphatase 2C 32-like isoform X2 — MGNSTSRVVGCFAPADKAGVNLEFLEPLDEGLGHSFCYVRPGAIADSPAITPSNSERYTLDSSVMDSETRSGSFRQEAVEDLAAAGLQRPSRSFSETTFRTISGASVSANASSVRTGNLCVSLAGDAQEPAAAFESTASFAAVPLQPVRRGSGPLNTFLSGPLERGFASGPLDKGAGFMSGPLDKGTFMSGPIDGGNRSNFSAPLLYGRRKVGLGHLVHRISRPMKTALSRTFSRNSQDPGWVQKFLLHPMAQLAWSRDAKCRSEGSQNGLEAGLPEPEYNVTRNLQWAHGKAGEDRVHVVLSEEQGWLFIGIYDGFSGPDAPDFLMSNLYKAIDKELEGLLWVYEDTAERSDHASSHGEGESIAASLDPPCGEGTQFQIENRKQEQLCNLEKQSVSTRKDCDESALQVQPNCNSNDQKYLVTQVSSSQELVADEIVEETAGADVGNDPQNREPNNLSRGLPSTDVSTICSCSAENSNFGNQDVKLFKESRKSKRLFELLQMELLEEYNRSISKLSPEGGKRRSLLNMEAGTTEESSRNASELSRNSLAATGECFDDSEDPGSSRHGDSVLGMDPKECGECSISSSSSGNKQITRRFLFGSKLRRMYKRQKLLQKKFFPWNYDWHRDQPHVDESVIKPSEVTRRCKSGPVEHDAVLRAMSRALETTEEAYMDIVEKELDRYPELALMGSCVLVMLMKDQDVYVMNLGDSRVILAQDNDQYNSSSFSKGDLWCRNRSRESLVHVELDRISEESPMHNPNRHLSSSTKTKELTICGLKMRAMQLSTDHSTSIEEEVLRIKAEHPDDPQAVFNGRVKGQLKVTRAFGAGFLKKPKFNDTLLEMFRINYVGTSSYISCNPARETLRNTL; from the exons ATGGGCAACAGCACGTCCAGGGTCGTCGGCTGCTTCGCGCCGGCCGACAAGGCCGGAGTCAACCTTGAGTTCCTCGAGCCGCTCGACGAAGGGCTCGGCCACTCCTTTTGCTATGTCCGCCCGGGGGCGATTGCCGACTCGCCGGCGATCACGCCCTCCAACTCCGAGAGGTACACGCTGGATTCCAGCGTCATGGACTCGGAGACCCGCAGCGGGTCCTTCCGGCAGGAGGCCGTTGAGGACCTCGCAGCGGCCGGGCTGCAGCGGCCGAGCAGGAGCTTCTCTGAGACCACCTTCCGGACGATATCAGGGGCCTCAGTGAGTGCTAACGCGTCCTCTGTCCGGACAGGCAACCTGTGTGTCTCCCTTGCTGGTGATGCGCAGGAACCTGCAGCTGCATTTGAGAGCACTGCCTCATTCGCTGCTGTGCCATTGCAGCCTGTGCGGCGAGGTTCAGGGCCGCTCAATACCTTCCTGTCAGGGCCGCTGGAGAGAGGATTTGCTTCTGGGCCGTTGGACAAAGGTGCTGGGTTCATGTCAGGGCCATTGGATAAGGGAACCTTCATGTCAGGTCCTATTGATGGTGGCAACAGAAGCAACTTCTCAGCACCTCTTTTATATGGTCGTAGGAAGGTTGGTCTAGGACACCTTGTACATAGGATTAGCAGACCGATGAAAACTGCATTGTCTAGAACATTTAGCAGGAACTCACAAGATCCTGGTTGGGTCCAAAAGTTTCTGTTGCATCCTATGGCTCAACTGGCCTGGTCGAGGGACGCAAAGTGCAGATCAGAAGGTTCACAAAATGGGTTGGAAGCTGGGCTACCCGAACCTGAGTATAATGTGACAAGGAACCTGCAGTGGGCTCATGGAAAGGCAGGTGAAGATAGGGTTCATGTTGTTCTATCGGAAGAGCAAGGATGGCTGTTTATTGGAATTTATGATGGTTTCAGTGGCCCTGATGCACCTGACTTCCTAATGAGCAACCTATACAAGGCCATTGATAAAGAACTGGAAGGACTGCTCTGGGTTTATGAAGACACCGCTGAAAGGAGTGATCATGCATCTAGTCATGGAGAAGGTGAATCAATTGCTGCTTCTCTGGACCCTCCTTGTGGTGAAGGCACTCAGTTCCAGATTGAGAATAGGAAACAGGAACAACTTTGTAATCTTGAAAAACAAAGTGTATCAACGAGGAAGGATTGTGATGAAAGTGCCTTGCAAGTTCAGCCAAACTGTAACAGCAATGACCAGAAATATTTGGTTACACAGGTTTCAAGTAGTCAGGAGTTGGTTGCTGATGAAATAGTAGAGGAAACAGCTGGAGCTGATGTGGGAAATGATCCCCAAAATAGAGAACCTAACAACTTGAGCAGAGGCCTTCCAAGTACAGATGTAAGCACTATCTGTAGCTGTTCAGCCGAAAATAGTAATTTTGGCAACCAAGATGTCAAATTGTTCAAAGAAAGCAGAAAGAGCAAGCGCCTCTTTGAGTTACTTCAGATGGAGTTGCTAGAAGAATATAATAGAAGTATATCTAAATTGTCACCAGAGGGAGGGAAAAGGCGGAGCTTGCTTAATATGGAGGCAGGTACAACAGAAGAAAGCTCCAGAAATGCATCAGAGCTCTCCAGGAATTCGTTGGCAGCAACCGGAGAATGTTTTGATGATTCTGAAGATCCTGGAAGTTCAAGACATGGTGATAGTGTACTTGGCATGGACCCCAAAGAGTGTGGTGAGTGCTCcatatcttcatcttcatcaggGAACAAGCAAATCACGAGAAGATTTTTATTTGGATCAAAGCTGAGGAGGATGTACAAAAGGCAAAAATTGTTGCAGAAGAAGTTTTTCCCTTGGAACTATGATTGGCATAGAGATCAACCTCATGTAGATGAAAGTGTTATTAAACCTTCGGAAGTCACAAGGAGATGCAAATCAGGACCAGTAGAGCATGATGCTGTATTAAGGGCAATGTCACGGGCCCTTGAAACAACAGAAGAAGCATACATGGATATAGTGGAAAAGGAGCTTGATAGATATCCTGAGCTTGCATTGATGGGTTCGTGTGTCCTTGTAATGTTGATGAAAGACCAGGATGTATATGTTATGAATCTTGGGGATAGCCGAGTTATCTTGGCACAGGACAATGATCAGTACAACAGCTCAAGCTTCTCAAAAGGAGATTTATGGTGTAGAAACAGGTCAAGGGAGTCACTTGTCCATGTCGAACTTGATAGAATATCTGAAGAGTCCCCAATGCATAATCCTAACAGGCACCTAAGCAGCAGTACAAAAACTAAGGAACTCACTATATGTGGATTAAAAATGAGAGCAATGCAATTGTCAACTGATCATAGCACTAGTATTGAGGAG GAAGTCTTGAGGATTAAAGCTGAACATCCTGATGATCCTCAAGCTGTATTTAATGGTAGAGTGAAAGGACAGCTGAAGGTTACTAGAGCATTTGGTGCCGGCTTTCTAAAGAAG CCAAAATTTAACGACACACTACTTGAGATGTTTCGTATCAACTATGTTGGAACATCATCATATATCAGCTGCAACCCTGCT AGGGAGACCCTGCGCAATACCTTGTAG